One segment of Thermococcus profundus DNA contains the following:
- the cobS gene encoding adenosylcobinamide-GDP ribazoletransferase, whose amino-acid sequence MRNVLPFLTRIPIKGDFERIPNELWAFPLVALVSSALPTVLLYLKLPLANVLAVLALYWTIGLLHLDGLADWADGIMVKGDREKKIRVMKDVNTGIAGLFAVVMVLLIQVYSLQLLPFYALFLAELNSKYAILLALATKKPLGNGLGAYFMGGMNREQLAIGTLLYALLYLPTALFEPEALVGILGLVLGVYVVRLSLENFGGLNGDCLGAIAEITRAGTLLTLAFLWAL is encoded by the coding sequence GTGAGGAACGTTCTGCCCTTCCTGACAAGGATACCCATTAAGGGTGACTTTGAAAGGATTCCAAACGAACTGTGGGCGTTTCCCCTTGTGGCGCTGGTTAGCTCGGCCCTTCCAACAGTCCTTCTATACCTAAAACTCCCCCTGGCAAACGTGCTCGCGGTTCTCGCGCTCTACTGGACGATAGGCCTCCTCCATCTGGACGGCCTGGCCGACTGGGCCGATGGAATTATGGTCAAAGGAGACCGGGAAAAGAAGATAAGGGTTATGAAGGACGTGAACACGGGGATAGCCGGGCTTTTTGCTGTCGTGATGGTTCTCCTCATTCAGGTTTACTCCCTCCAGCTTCTCCCGTTCTACGCGCTCTTTCTGGCTGAGTTGAACTCCAAGTACGCCATACTCCTAGCGTTGGCGACAAAAAAGCCCCTTGGAAATGGATTGGGGGCGTATTTCATGGGAGGAATGAACCGGGAACAGCTGGCAATTGGGACGCTCCTCTATGCGCTCCTCTACCTTCCCACGGCCCTCTTTGAGCCGGAAGCATTAGTTGGAATCCTCGGGCTCGTCCTCGGAGTCTACGTCGTCAGGCTTTCTCTGGAGAACTTCGGCGGTTTGAACGGGGACTGCCTCGGGGCTATAGCCGAGATAACCCGTGCTGGGACGCTTCTGACTCTGGCTTTTCTGTGGGCTCTCTGA
- the cobZ gene encoding alpha-ribazole phosphatase CobZ — protein sequence MNAQELLQKLESRGITLDRMLDTAMELYIGEDEEAVREKLRRLMFRYLNDINVQALLMAALLLEDAFEVEGDPVNLVADELIGINIAEYIGGKMALFNFFYYDTRKPGILAELPPFLDDAIGGFIAGCMTKLFEGGAHDGEG from the coding sequence ATGAACGCTCAAGAACTCCTCCAAAAGCTCGAATCTAGGGGAATAACACTCGATAGAATGCTCGACACTGCGATGGAGCTCTACATCGGGGAGGATGAGGAAGCAGTAAGAGAAAAACTGCGAAGGCTCATGTTCAGATATCTGAACGACATCAACGTCCAGGCCCTTTTGATGGCCGCCCTATTGCTCGAGGATGCTTTTGAAGTCGAGGGCGACCCCGTGAACCTCGTTGCTGACGAACTCATCGGAATCAACATAGCAGAGTACATCGGGGGAAAGATGGCTCTCTTCAACTTCTTCTACTACGACACGAGGAAGCCCGGGATTCTGGCTGAACTTCCGCCCTTTCTGGATGACGCTATCGGAGGGTTTATAGCGGGCTGTATGACAAAGCTGTTTGAGGGTGGCGCCCATGACGGAGAAGGTTGA
- a CDS encoding MJ1477/TM1410 family putative glycoside hydrolase: MFKHWYVALLLVLVIASGCIGEEGTSQNPKNNDSLSLSHLVTSTTPKATINISASHNGKLYSPLNITSWAYWLQNASPEEIAKSGFKLVVIDYSRDGSDEGAYSREEIESIKRAGKVPIGYISIGEAEDYRFYWNESWFENPPDWLGPENPDWEGNYAVKYWDERWKRIVFNYLDRIISQGFSGVYLDKVDEFEYWGKNGYDENWTAEQMIDFILEIANYTRSKAGKGFLIIPQNGERLLEYDDERLLKVISGWASEDVFYDGLEPSPWTDEKLPHLDRVVKAGKLVLVVDYVYTGNNSSEELSLVKDFISKARERRYIPYAAREDRELDELVVIRGIQP; encoded by the coding sequence ATGTTCAAGCACTGGTATGTTGCTCTCCTCCTAGTCCTTGTTATCGCATCAGGATGTATCGGAGAGGAGGGCACTTCCCAGAATCCAAAGAACAACGATAGCTTATCCCTCAGTCACTTGGTTACCTCAACTACTCCCAAGGCAACGATAAACATCTCCGCCAGCCACAATGGAAAGTTATACAGCCCATTGAACATAACGAGCTGGGCCTACTGGCTCCAGAACGCCAGTCCTGAGGAGATAGCGAAGAGCGGCTTCAAGCTCGTCGTCATTGATTATTCGCGCGATGGGAGCGATGAAGGGGCCTACTCAAGGGAGGAAATAGAGTCCATAAAACGTGCCGGGAAGGTTCCGATAGGCTACATCAGCATCGGTGAGGCCGAGGATTACCGCTTCTATTGGAATGAAAGCTGGTTTGAGAACCCACCAGACTGGCTAGGGCCGGAGAACCCCGACTGGGAGGGGAACTACGCGGTAAAGTACTGGGATGAGCGGTGGAAGAGAATCGTCTTTAACTACCTCGACAGAATCATCTCGCAGGGCTTCTCCGGGGTTTATCTGGACAAGGTTGACGAGTTCGAGTACTGGGGGAAGAACGGCTACGACGAGAATTGGACGGCGGAGCAGATGATAGACTTCATCCTTGAGATAGCAAACTACACACGCTCAAAGGCCGGGAAGGGCTTTCTCATAATCCCCCAGAACGGAGAGAGGCTTCTCGAATATGACGATGAGAGGCTTCTGAAGGTTATATCTGGGTGGGCGAGCGAGGACGTTTTCTACGACGGTCTTGAACCAAGTCCCTGGACGGATGAAAAGCTTCCACACCTCGATAGAGTCGTTAAAGCCGGAAAGTTAGTCCTTGTTGTGGACTACGTCTACACCGGAAACAACTCTTCGGAGGAGCTTTCTCTGGTTAAGGACTTCATATCAAAGGCCCGAGAGAGGAGATACATCCCCTACGCGGCGAGGGAGGACAGAGAGCTCGACGAGTTAGTCGTTATTCGGGGAATTCAGCCCTAG